Proteins encoded by one window of Litoribacterium kuwaitense:
- a CDS encoding DnaD domain-containing protein, which translates to MQIVLKTDGILKSILRALLIAWCDDLTDPVVIAAMKLAAKRGGNSFAYLETIFKDWANANIRTVDQARAYEKSKGKRKDNTIPFRKHQSNRYESLFDELRKEGANDQ; encoded by the coding sequence CGGAATCTTAAAATCGATTCTGCGGGCTTTGCTGATCGCTTGGTGTGATGATTTAACAGATCCAGTTGTGATTGCTGCCATGAAACTAGCAGCTAAACGAGGTGGGAATTCCTTTGCCTACTTGGAGACGATTTTTAAAGACTGGGCAAATGCCAATATCCGCACTGTTGATCAAGCTCGAGCATATGAGAAGTCTAAGGGAAAGCGTAAAGACAACACCATTCCCTTTAGAAAACACCAGAGCAATCGCTATGAATCATTGTTCGACGAACTGAGGAAGGAGGGAGCAAATGACCAATGA
- a CDS encoding transcriptional regulator produces the protein MRIGETINIIYMAGDGSFTKRRVKILAVTDQYIRGMCQTKRKIRTFRKENILGVRKVAPAS, from the coding sequence ATGCGAATAGGTGAGACGATCAATATCATATACATGGCAGGCGACGGCAGCTTTACTAAGCGAAGAGTTAAGATACTGGCGGTCACTGATCAATACATTAGAGGGATGTGCCAAACAAAGCGAAAAATAAGAACCTTTCGGAAGGAGAACATTCTTGGCGTTCGAAAGGTGGCACCGGCTTCATGA
- a CDS encoding YolD-like family protein, giving the protein MKRDPRDYKDFNHILWERSFILPEHKRALQRYYEDSSRQEPPAIAEELAEEHYQLLKKAVEEGARVSIRFWRQRDGQYQEVSGVPRNLDNIFLTVEIRDHYIVVEYITHLSLEGMEW; this is encoded by the coding sequence ATGAAAAGAGACCCTCGTGATTATAAAGATTTTAATCATATCTTGTGGGAACGCTCGTTCATATTGCCTGAGCATAAACGGGCGTTGCAACGCTATTACGAAGACTCGTCTAGGCAGGAGCCGCCAGCTATTGCAGAAGAGCTTGCTGAAGAGCACTATCAACTACTAAAGAAAGCTGTAGAGGAAGGGGCGAGGGTTTCCATTCGGTTTTGGAGACAGAGGGACGGTCAGTACCAGGAAGTATCTGGCGTGCCGCGCAACTTAGACAACATATTTCTGACAGTTGAAATTAGAGATCATTACATTGTTGTGGAATATATAACTCATTTATCGCTGGAGGGTATGGAATGGTGA
- a CDS encoding DUF5412 family protein: MSIILNLILSFLILVTIFAGFFFHTMFSPNVTFLESTVSPQGEVTIDIYLYEGGAMGSNHYVFEKNGPLWFTKQIYNLASQKQEIEYVWKNNDIMIIEGEEVSVN; encoded by the coding sequence ATTTCTATCATTTTAAATTTAATATTATCGTTCTTGATACTAGTCACAATTTTTGCAGGATTCTTTTTTCATACAATGTTCTCTCCTAATGTAACGTTTTTGGAATCTACAGTATCACCTCAAGGAGAAGTAACAATTGATATTTACCTTTACGAAGGCGGCGCTATGGGATCTAATCATTACGTATTTGAAAAGAATGGACCGCTATGGTTTACAAAGCAGATTTACAACTTAGCAAGTCAAAAACAAGAGATTGAATACGTTTGGAAGAATAACGACATAATGATCATTGAAGGCGAAGAAGTATCTGTGAATTGA
- the mnhG gene encoding monovalent cation/H(+) antiporter subunit G, producing the protein MLLLSEILVSVLILIGCFFLFSGSLGMLRFPDIYNRLHAATKSATLGVIGVLLGSFIYFLAIEGIMSGKLLIGIIFVTLTAPVSAHMIGRSAYLTHIPLSRNSIHNALHSDVEKKQAKEKKRG; encoded by the coding sequence GTGTTGTTATTGAGCGAAATTCTCGTTAGTGTTCTCATACTAATTGGCTGTTTCTTTCTCTTTTCGGGCTCCCTTGGTATGCTAAGGTTTCCTGATATTTATAATCGGCTGCATGCGGCAACAAAAAGTGCGACACTTGGCGTCATTGGTGTCCTGCTTGGAAGCTTTATCTACTTCCTTGCCATTGAAGGCATCATGAGTGGTAAATTACTCATCGGGATCATTTTTGTTACATTAACTGCACCTGTTTCAGCGCACATGATCGGCCGTAGTGCGTATTTAACCCATATCCCGCTATCAAGAAATTCTATACACAACGCTCTACATTCCGATGTAGAAAAAAAGCAAGCGAAAGAGAAAAAAAGAGGATAA
- a CDS encoding Na(+)/H(+) antiporter subunit F1 gives MTGTPILMASTSIGLIIVSVSIAMLLIRVIIGPTLPDRAAALDTLGINLIAMAGLLAIRLSTIHFNDVILLIAILTFIGTVALAKFLVKGVVIERNSR, from the coding sequence ATGACGGGAACACCAATCCTTATGGCTTCTACAAGTATTGGGTTAATTATCGTTAGCGTCTCTATTGCTATGCTGCTCATTCGTGTCATCATTGGTCCGACACTACCCGATCGAGCGGCAGCCTTAGATACTCTTGGTATTAACTTAATTGCTATGGCTGGTCTACTAGCCATCCGCTTATCAACGATTCATTTTAATGATGTTATTTTATTGATTGCCATTCTAACTTTCATCGGCACAGTCGCATTGGCGAAATTCTTAGTAAAGGGTGTTGTTATTGAGCGAAATTCTCGTTAG
- a CDS encoding Na+/H+ antiporter subunit E: MALQMMLNVIIALLWMFLQESYTFVTLTVGYVIGLLLLFILRRFIPGRFYGKTLWAMIRLFFLFVRELLVANWDVVKVVYSPKMNTQPGIFRLQTDLQKNWQITLLANLISLTPGTLSLVVSDDRKIIYIHAMNIQSTEAAAKNIKQSFEKLILELI; this comes from the coding sequence ATGGCCCTTCAAATGATGTTAAACGTCATCATCGCTCTTTTATGGATGTTTTTACAAGAGAGCTATACCTTTGTCACACTTACAGTAGGCTATGTAATTGGCCTTCTGCTCTTATTCATACTACGCCGATTCATTCCCGGGCGTTTCTACGGAAAAACATTGTGGGCTATGATCCGCCTCTTCTTCCTCTTTGTCCGTGAGCTGCTCGTTGCAAACTGGGATGTCGTCAAAGTCGTCTATTCTCCAAAGATGAATACTCAACCAGGGATATTTAGACTCCAAACGGATTTACAAAAAAATTGGCAGATTACGTTGCTAGCCAACTTGATCTCTTTAACCCCTGGCACACTGTCACTAGTCGTATCAGACGACCGGAAGATTATTTACATTCATGCAATGAATATTCAATCTACAGAAGCGGCTGCAAAAAATATTAAACAATCCTTTGAAAAACTCATTCTGGAGTTGATCTAA
- a CDS encoding Na+/H+ antiporter subunit D produces the protein MNSNLIILPILFPLIAAILTAFFPKRIRLNRGITFITLCLSLAGSAWMAYRVFTDGAFTLEFGDWVAPYGIVFVADPLSVILVLTTFIIAFSSFLYACISLTKLIETSYFYFFFHSLILGVAGSFLTGDLFNLFVFFEVLLMASYGLIVLGGKRVQFRESVKYILINLFSSIVFVMTVSFVYSMTGTVNMAQIAERVPQLNQPGTMTVVAILLFTVFATKSALFPLYTWLPHSYAAPTPVVSALFGALLTKVGIYSIMRMFTLVFVQDTSYTHQLFLYIAGFTMIFGVIGALSTKNVKLIIAYNIIPAVGYILLGIGVATELSLSGSVFYLVHDMVIKAALFILIGLLVQYSGTSDLRQIQGVMKKAPGLGWLFFIACLALAGIPPFSGFIGKYLLLQSAVEEGYYVLTGIGLLTSLLILFSVMRIFIWGFWGETSENIASLPPLKSRKLTPAILLVSLSIVLGLGAEWFMPAILEVGGYLLDPESYIQSVLKE, from the coding sequence ATGAATAGCAACCTAATCATTTTGCCAATTCTATTTCCTTTGATCGCAGCAATTTTGACAGCTTTTTTTCCTAAACGCATTCGTTTGAACCGTGGGATTACGTTCATTACGCTATGCTTAAGTTTGGCAGGAAGTGCCTGGATGGCTTATCGCGTTTTTACGGACGGTGCTTTCACCCTTGAATTTGGAGACTGGGTCGCACCTTATGGCATTGTGTTTGTCGCCGATCCGTTATCAGTCATTCTTGTATTAACGACGTTCATCATCGCATTCAGTTCATTTCTTTATGCTTGCATTTCATTAACAAAATTAATTGAAACGTCGTATTTCTACTTCTTCTTTCATTCATTAATTCTCGGTGTAGCAGGCTCGTTTTTGACTGGGGATTTATTTAACCTTTTTGTCTTTTTTGAAGTACTTCTTATGGCTTCATATGGTTTAATTGTACTCGGTGGAAAACGTGTCCAATTCCGAGAATCCGTAAAGTACATTTTGATTAACCTTTTTTCATCGATTGTCTTTGTAATGACAGTATCTTTCGTTTATAGCATGACTGGTACAGTCAATATGGCTCAAATTGCCGAACGTGTTCCACAGTTGAACCAACCTGGCACGATGACGGTCGTCGCAATTTTATTATTTACCGTCTTTGCTACGAAAAGTGCGTTGTTTCCTTTGTACACTTGGCTTCCGCACTCTTATGCCGCTCCGACACCGGTCGTATCTGCCCTATTTGGTGCGTTACTGACAAAGGTCGGCATTTATTCGATCATGCGAATGTTTACCCTCGTCTTCGTACAAGACACGTCATATACGCATCAGCTTTTTCTATACATTGCCGGCTTTACGATGATATTCGGGGTCATTGGCGCCCTATCAACTAAAAATGTGAAGCTGATTATCGCCTATAATATTATCCCTGCTGTAGGATATATCTTGTTAGGCATCGGGGTTGCAACCGAACTCTCTCTATCAGGAAGTGTGTTTTATTTAGTACATGACATGGTAATTAAAGCCGCTTTATTTATTCTCATCGGTTTGCTCGTTCAATACAGCGGTACATCAGATCTTCGACAAATTCAAGGTGTTATGAAAAAAGCACCGGGATTAGGTTGGCTATTTTTCATCGCTTGCCTTGCGTTAGCTGGAATACCGCCATTCAGTGGATTTATTGGTAAGTATCTGTTGCTGCAAAGTGCCGTTGAAGAAGGATATTATGTCTTAACAGGCATTGGCTTACTAACGAGTTTGCTAATATTATTTTCTGTTATGCGTATTTTTATCTGGGGATTTTGGGGCGAGACTTCTGAAAACATCGCTTCACTGCCACCTTTAAAAAGCCGTAAACTTACACCAGCCATCTTGCTTGTCTCACTATCAATTGTGCTCGGTCTTGGTGCAGAATGGTTTATGCCGGCAATTCTTGAAGTTGGTGGCTACTTGCTCGACCCAGAATCGTATATTCAATCTGTGTTAAAGGAGTAG
- a CDS encoding Na(+)/H(+) antiporter subunit C: MEYAVSILAGLLFASGVYLLMEKRLLKVVIGTVLLSHGAHLMILTMGGLKKGAPPLLDDSISQYTDPLPQALILTSIVISFGVTSFLLVLAYRTYKTVKTDQVDQLRGTDDE; this comes from the coding sequence ATGGAATATGCTGTCTCAATTCTTGCAGGACTTTTATTTGCTTCTGGAGTTTACCTGCTAATGGAAAAAAGACTATTAAAGGTCGTCATTGGAACGGTTTTGCTTTCACATGGTGCCCATTTAATGATTTTGACAATGGGGGGATTGAAGAAAGGGGCACCGCCTCTGCTTGATGATAGCATTTCGCAATACACGGATCCCTTACCACAAGCGCTAATTTTGACATCCATTGTCATTTCGTTCGGAGTCACATCCTTTTTACTCGTGTTAGCATACCGAACGTACAAAACAGTAAAAACCGATCAAGTTGATCAATTGAGAGGTACTGACGATGAATAG
- the mbhE gene encoding hydrogen gas-evolving membrane-bound hydrogenase subunit E codes for MHLLHVAIVLPLMYALFAGLFARWKRTIHTGWFILPLPALLFIYFISILPGVSQAPLFASLHWIPSLNINFDVYADGLALLFSLLITGIGSLVILYSIFYLHTSEKLGHFYTYLLIFMSAMLGIVLSDNLFVLYTFWELTSISSFLLIGFWNHRDKARYGAQKSLLITVAGGLSMLGAFFMLSHVTGTSSIRTLLLQTETILEHPLFPVMLILILFGAFAKSAQFPFHIWLPDAMEAPTPVSAYLHSATMVKAGLYLVARFSMAFTPSDLFFILVTGVGLLTLCWGSYLALKQTDLKAILAYSTISQLGMIMAMLGFGSSTAILGAVFHIFNHATFKGSLFMVAGIIDHETGTRDIRRLRGLLTFMPITATLTLIATFSMAGVPMPILNGFLSKEMFFTAATELAKEGSLQAAVAPYVPIFAVFGSIFTFAYSMFLFFRPFTGSKDEADFPNKPHEAPAGMLISPSILVALVIVIGLFPNLIAGVLLAPATESILGGKAVTDIYFWHGFFNLPFLLSCLVATAGILVYFFRKRLDGMYRILPGKASGNRLFDGLVYSLEAGSSRVNGRIMTGSLTDYFQIILVFFVGVVGYTIVEKMPLDFMSSQLASVEWYEWLILLVIGLSAIVTLFIHHRIALILVIGVTGYGVALLFVMFRAPDLALTQLVIETVTVALFLLCFAHMPRLEKPGKKAPIRKILQIVLSVGVGVIVAVTGISSFRFGDQFEKISAYFLETSYTLGGGKNVVNTILVDMRGLDTMLEIAVLGLAAIGIYVMIKVRDREELK; via the coding sequence ATGCATTTACTGCATGTGGCAATCGTTTTACCACTTATGTATGCATTGTTTGCCGGATTGTTCGCCCGTTGGAAACGGACGATTCATACCGGATGGTTTATTTTGCCATTACCAGCTCTATTGTTCATTTATTTTATCTCAATTTTACCAGGAGTATCCCAGGCCCCGTTATTTGCCTCACTCCATTGGATTCCAAGCTTAAACATCAATTTTGATGTGTATGCTGATGGACTTGCGCTTCTATTTAGTCTTTTAATTACTGGAATTGGTTCGCTTGTGATCTTATATTCCATCTTTTATTTACATACTTCTGAAAAGCTAGGGCACTTTTACACATACTTACTTATTTTTATGAGTGCTATGCTCGGAATCGTATTGTCTGACAACCTCTTCGTGTTATACACATTCTGGGAGCTTACGAGTATCTCCTCGTTTCTTTTAATTGGTTTCTGGAACCACCGAGATAAAGCCAGATATGGTGCGCAAAAATCATTGCTTATTACGGTTGCCGGTGGCCTTTCAATGCTTGGAGCCTTTTTCATGCTTTCACACGTTACCGGAACAAGCTCCATTCGAACGTTGCTCTTACAAACTGAAACAATTCTTGAGCACCCGCTTTTTCCTGTCATGCTCATATTAATTTTGTTTGGAGCATTCGCTAAATCTGCTCAGTTTCCATTCCATATTTGGTTACCTGATGCGATGGAGGCACCTACACCTGTCTCTGCATATTTACATTCAGCGACAATGGTTAAAGCCGGATTGTATTTAGTTGCCCGTTTCTCAATGGCCTTTACGCCAAGTGACCTCTTCTTCATACTTGTTACTGGCGTCGGGTTACTCACACTGTGCTGGGGCTCTTACTTAGCACTTAAACAAACGGATTTAAAAGCGATCCTTGCCTATTCAACGATCAGCCAGCTTGGTATGATCATGGCCATGCTAGGATTTGGCTCAAGTACGGCAATTCTCGGCGCTGTGTTCCATATTTTCAACCATGCTACCTTTAAAGGAAGTCTTTTTATGGTGGCTGGAATTATTGATCATGAAACAGGAACTCGTGATATCCGCAGGCTGCGAGGCCTACTTACATTTATGCCGATTACTGCTACGCTTACGCTCATCGCGACCTTTTCCATGGCTGGCGTACCGATGCCGATCCTAAACGGCTTCTTAAGTAAAGAAATGTTTTTTACAGCAGCAACTGAGCTTGCCAAAGAAGGAAGCTTACAAGCAGCTGTTGCACCGTATGTTCCGATCTTTGCGGTCTTCGGTAGCATTTTCACCTTTGCCTACAGCATGTTTCTCTTCTTTAGACCATTCACAGGCTCTAAAGATGAGGCTGACTTTCCAAACAAGCCTCACGAAGCACCTGCTGGCATGCTCATTTCTCCTAGCATTCTTGTCGCGTTAGTGATCGTTATCGGTTTATTCCCTAACCTAATAGCTGGCGTTCTACTTGCCCCAGCAACAGAAAGTATATTAGGCGGAAAAGCAGTTACGGACATCTATTTTTGGCACGGCTTTTTCAATTTACCGTTCTTACTTTCTTGTCTAGTCGCTACCGCAGGAATACTTGTTTACTTCTTCCGTAAACGACTTGATGGAATGTATCGAATTCTCCCAGGCAAAGCGAGCGGTAACCGTTTATTTGACGGTTTAGTTTATTCTTTAGAAGCTGGTTCGTCACGAGTGAACGGTCGGATTATGACGGGCTCACTAACGGACTATTTCCAAATCATACTCGTTTTCTTTGTCGGTGTTGTCGGGTATACGATCGTCGAGAAAATGCCATTGGATTTCATGAGCAGTCAGCTTGCCTCAGTCGAATGGTATGAATGGTTGATTTTGCTCGTCATCGGACTAAGTGCGATTGTCACACTATTTATCCACCACCGCATTGCCTTAATTCTAGTCATTGGCGTTACAGGTTATGGCGTTGCCCTGCTTTTTGTCATGTTCCGGGCTCCCGACCTTGCTCTCACACAGCTTGTCATCGAAACTGTGACGGTAGCGTTATTCTTACTCTGTTTTGCACATATGCCACGTCTAGAAAAACCAGGTAAAAAAGCACCGATACGTAAAATATTACAAATCGTGCTCTCTGTTGGTGTAGGCGTGATTGTTGCAGTCACTGGAATCTCTTCTTTCCGGTTCGGCGATCAATTCGAAAAAATTTCTGCGTACTTTTTGGAAACATCGTATACACTTGGCGGCGGTAAAAACGTCGTAAACACCATTCTTGTCGACATGCGTGGACTGGATACAATGCTTGAAATTGCTGTACTCGGTCTAGCTGCGATTGGGATATACGTAATGATCAAAGTACGCGATCGAGAGGAGTTGAAATAG
- the sda gene encoding sporulation histidine kinase inhibitor Sda yields MKHLSDELLVESFLKASQLQLNPEFIKLIEEEIRRRSLKLNSNKMITTSY; encoded by the coding sequence ATGAAGCATTTATCAGACGAATTGTTAGTTGAATCTTTTCTGAAAGCGAGCCAGCTGCAGTTAAACCCTGAATTTATCAAATTGATTGAAGAGGAAATTCGCCGTCGTTCATTGAAATTGAATTCGAATAAAATGATCACCACTTCATATTGA